In Gadus chalcogrammus isolate NIFS_2021 chromosome 11, NIFS_Gcha_1.0, whole genome shotgun sequence, a single window of DNA contains:
- the myo1ha gene encoding unconventional myosin-Ih codes for MTGRPWDPLWGSEPMRAAPGTLQMGIFWYLLGTLRDPWNEVWTSRDPWNEVWTPRDPWNEVWTSRDPWNEGLLNVEGALVARDKVGIQDFVLLDETTETAFMENLKKRFDKDLIYTYIGALVVSVNPYKDLDIYNSNQMDLYMGVNFFELPPHIFALADTVYHAMMLELNNHFILISGESGAGKTEASKKILQYYAACSPETDLLTSVRDKMLMSNPVLEAFGNAKTLKNDNSSRFGKYMDIQFNSEGEALGGHILNYLLEKSRVVHQNHGERNFHIFYQLVEGGEEDLLHQLGLERDCLYYNYLTQGECAIMSSINDKNDWKTVKDALKVMEVSQSDRTDLFGVVASVLHLGNVEFDPDSRGNASLDNNTELRWVSTLLGVNAQTLQEGLTYRKIRAQQDQVLSPFTIDHAIYVRDALAKAMYGRTFTWLVRQINESMENKDDTMKMVIGLLDIYGFEVFYVNSFEQFCINYCNEKLQQLFIQLTLKSEQEEYEAEGIEWEAVQFFNNKIICDLVEERHRGIISILDEECLRPGDATDLTFLERLEEKMGDHPHFVTHRLADITTRKTLDRGDFRLLHYAGEVTYCVVGFLDKNNDLLYKNIKDLMGQSKNTIVREVFCNADADSRRRPETVATQFKSSLLKLTESLLAKDAWYVRCLKSNESKKPGVLDEALVRHQVKYLGLMEHLRVRRAGFAYRRRYEVFLQRYKALCPATWPHWLGLPMDGVQVLVQHLGYMPYEYKMGRTKIFIRHPKTLYATEDAFERCKHELATKLQGKYRGYKAKGELKKRKENAFQMDVAWKAAQARKAEERRDWAVKVIKKFINGFINRGEARSTDNSEYLAFVRQSYLNRLKLKLPKTVLDKTTWLTAPSVCQEASELLRKVYYRLMVRKYVRGISQQKKGQLQMKVVTSAIFKGKKDSYPQSITRSFLDTRIGEADINPKVLQMIRNERVKYSVPVVKYDRKGFKPRPRQILLTTSAAYLVEEAKIKQRVLYTSLKGISVSNLTDDIVVLHITCEDAKQKGDLVFQCDHLFEFLTKLSMLANKQNAFQVVKGSITIEIQSGKQGAVDFTTGPEPLVYKDKNGHLMVVSTRVRTR; via the exons ATGACGGGCCGCCCCTGGGACCCTCTGTGGGGGAGTGAACCCATGAGGGCCGCCCCTGGGACCCTGCAGATG GGTATCTTCTGGTATCTCCTGG GGACCCTGAGGGACCCCTGGAACGAGGTGTGGACCTCGAGGGACCCCTGGAATGAGGTGTGGACCCCGAGGGACCCCTGGAACGAGGTGTGGACCTCGAGGGACCCCTGGAACGAG GGACTACTGAACGTGGAGGGGGCGCTGGTCGCCCGGGATAAGGTTGGCATCCAGGACTTCGTTCTCCTGGACGAGACCACGGAGACGGCCTTCATGGAGAACCTGAAGAAGCGCTTCGATAAGGACCTCATCTAC ACCTACATCGGCGCCCTGGTCGTGTCGGTGAACCCCTACAAGGACCTCGACATTTACAACTCCAACCAGATGGATCTTTACATGGGGGTCAACTTCTTCGAACTCCCCCCACACAT cttCGCCCTGGCGGACACGGTGTACCACGCCATGATGCTGGAGCTCAACAACCACTTCATCCTGATCTCCGGGGAGAGTGGCGCGGGGAAGACGGAGGCCTCCAAGAAGATCCTGCAGTACTACGCCGCGTGCTCCCCCGAGACCGACCTGCTCACCTCCGTCAGGGACAAGATGCTCATGTCCAACCCCGTCCTGGAG GCCTTCGGCAACGCCAAGACTCTGAAGAACGACAACTCCAGTCGCTTTGGGAAGTACATGGACATCCAGTTCAACAGCGAG ggagaggCGCTGGGCGGACACATCCTCAACTACCTGCTGGAGAAGTCCCGGGTGGTGCATCAGAACCACGGAGAGAGGAACTTCCACATCTTCTACCAGCTGGTGGAGGGCGGGGAGGAAGACCTTCTGCACCAACTTGGTCTTGAGAGAGACTGCCTGTACTACAACTATCTCACGCAA GGTGAATGTGCCATTATGTCCTCCATCAACGACAAGAATGACTGGAAGACGGTGAAGGATGCCCTGAAGGTCATGGAGGTCAGCCAGAGTGACCGGACG GACTTGTTTGGAGTGGTCGCGAGCGTCCTTCACCTAGGGAACGTGGAGTTTGACCCGGACAGCCGAGGGAACGCCAGCCTGGACAACAACACTGAGCTGCGCTGGGTCTCCACG CTGCTGGGGGTGAACGCACAGACCCTGCAGGAGGGTCTCACCTATCGGAAGATCAGAGCCCAACAGGATCAG GTTCTAAGCCCGTTTACCATCGACCACGCTATCTACGTGAGGGACGCCCTGGCCAAGGCCATGTACGGTCGCACCTTCACCTGGTTGGTCCGGCAGATCAACGAGTCCATGGAGAacaag GACGACACAATGAAGATGGTTATAGGATTACTGGACATATATGGGTTTGAGGTGTTCTATGTAAATAG tTTCGAACAGTTCTGTATAAACTACTGCAACGAGAAGCTGCAGCAGCTCTTCATCCAACTCACACTCAAGTCTGAGCAGGAGGAGTACGAGGCCGAGGGCATCGAG TGGGAGGCCGTCCAGTTCTTCAACAACAAGATCATTTGTGacctggtggaggagagacACCGAGGCATCATCTCCATACTG GACGAGGAGTGCCTCCGACCGGGCGACGCCACAGACCTGACCTtcctggagagactggaggagaaGATGGGAGACCACCCCCACTTCGTCAC GCACCGGCTGGCTGACATCACGACCCGGAAGACCCTCGACCGGGGAGACTTCCGCCTGCTGCACTACGCCGGGGAGGTCACCTACTGCGTCGTGG GGTTCCTGGACAAGAACAACGACCTGCTGTACAAGAACATCAAGGAC CTGATGGGCCAGTCGAAGAACACCATCGTCAGGGAGGTGTTCTGCAACGCGGACGCAGACAGCCGCCGCAGGCCGGAGACG GTGGCCACCCAGTTCAAGAGCAGCCTCCTGAAGCTGACCGAGAGCCTCCTGGCTAAGGACGCCTGGTACGTCCGCTGCCTCAAATCCAACGAGTCCAAGAAGCCAG gcgtgCTGGACGAGGCGCTGGTCCGCCACCAGGTGAAGTACCTGGGTCTGATGGAGCACCTGAGGGTTCGGCGGGCCGGCTTCGCTTACCGCCGGCGCTACGAAGTCTTCCTACAGAG GTACAAGGCCCTGTGTCCGGCCACCTGGCCTCACTGGTTGGGGCTTCCCATGGACGGTGTGCAGGTGCTGGTCCAACACCTGGGCTACATGCCCTACGAGTACAAGATGGGACG AACCAAGATCTTCATCCGTCATCCCAAGACTCTGTACGCCACGGAGGACGCCTTCGAAAGGTGTAAGCATGAGCTAG CTACGAAGCTCCAGGGCAAATACCGAGGCTACAAGGCCAAAGGAGagctgaagaagaggaaggagaatg CCTTCCAGATGGACGTGGCCTGGAAGGCAGCTCAGGCCAGGAAGGCCGAGGAGAGACGAGATTGGGCGGTGAAGGTCATTAAGAA ATTCATCAACGGTTTTATCAATAGAGGCGAGGCCAGGTCCACGGACAACTCCGAATACCTGGCCTTCGTGAGACAGAGCTACCTGAACCGCCTCAAGCTCAAGCTGCCCAAAACGGTCCTGGATAAGACTACCTGGCTCACCGCGCCGTCGGTGTGCCAGGAG GCCTCGGAGTTGCTGCGCAAAGTCTACTATCGGCTCATGGTGAGGAAGTACGTGAGAGGGATCTCCCAGCAGAAGAAAGGACAG CTGCAGATGAAGGTGGTTACCAGTGCCATCTTCAAGGGCAAGAAGGACAGTTATCCGCAGAGCATCACCCGGTCGTTCCTGGACACCAGGATCG GTGAAGCCGACATCAACCCGAAAGTCCTGCAGATGATTCGTAACGAGCGTGTAAAG TACAGCGTGCCGGTGGTGAAGTACGACAGGAAGGGCTTCAAGCCGCGGCCGCGGCAGATCCTGCTGACCACCAGCGCCGCCTacctggtggaggaggccaAGATCAAGCAGAGGGTCCTCTACACGTCTCTGAAAG GAATCTCGGTCAGCAACCTCACTGATGACATCGTCGTGCTGCACATCACCTGTGAAGACGCCAAGCAGAAG GGGGATCTGGTGTTCCAGTGTGACCACCTCTTTGAGTTCCTGACCAAACTCAGCATGCTGGCCAACAAACAAAATGCCTTCCAAGTAGTGAAGGGCAG CATCACGATTGAAATCCAGTCGGGGAAGCAGGGAGCCGTGGACTTCACCACGGGCCCGGAGCCCCTCGTGTACAAGGACAAGAACGGACACCTGATGGTG GTTTCCACCAGAGTGCGGACAAGGTGA